One region of Monomorium pharaonis isolate MP-MQ-018 chromosome 11, ASM1337386v2, whole genome shotgun sequence genomic DNA includes:
- the LOC105839631 gene encoding tubulin-specific chaperone A has protein sequence MSDPRIRTLKIKTGVVKRLAKEKITYEKEVVQQRERIQKLKEQDKDGYDIKKQEEVLQESLMMVPDCQRRLVKAFEELKKILDTEQDLKEVEDYIEAEKVLQEAEEQLPKEGDILQMC, from the exons ATGTCTGATCCGCGCATAAGAACTCTCAAGATCAAGACGGGAGTGGTAAAGCGCCTTGCAAAAGAGAAGATTACATACGAGAAGGAGGTGGTGCAGCAGCGCGAAAGGATACAAAAGTTGAAAGAACAAG ATAAAGATGGCTACGACATAAAGAAGCAAGAGGAAGTGCTTCAAGAGTCTCTTATGATGGTACCAGACTGCCAGAGGCGTCTTGTCAAAGCATTTGAAGAACTCAAAAAAATTCTGGATACCGAGCAAGACTTGAAAGAAGTAGAAGATTACATTGAGGCTGAAAAAGTGCTGCAGGAGGCGGAGGAGCAACTGCCAAAGGAAGGAGACATCCTGCAGATGTGTTAA
- the LOC105839630 gene encoding uncharacterized protein LOC105839630, whose translation MNMYSGQSLQPDTTGQTYDSVHFNMYYSIQQPFAYNVNYGGNMYYVHPSHVTCDNSTVNNATSIDRVRTRQKDEKAIEQFLQEAERVVPTKSKQKDRGSKIMVAKNALISVIRLNKQLEAVCTELRSNINLPQAQWQEKISACNVAKHEICEILKPIKDINFLNKVKNDLEKRKKKRTRQQLRRKEWKKEKLMKEERRVRLHAEADAWIRKEQAVIEREKQEENLRKDADMILSDVRSKRNDARKYLGILQELQNLRRIKTNIGRTRGEKLSLAAEKAFNDTIVKLTEQWTTLDRNYATEEQELKLTLKTDNEKRIEKQTKNFFNDWENVLFGTNILAAEQSYKDVDGFIMTRAAWDKFISSENDATTIPIGWIVPEKPSSAAWQKCLNKETS comes from the exons ATGAATATGTACAGTGGTCAGTCTCTCCAGCCAGATACGACTGGACAAACTTATGACAGTGTGCATTTTAACATGTATTATTCGATTCAGCAACCATTtgcatataatgtaaattatggTGGAAATATGTATTATGTTCATCCAAGCCATGTAACGTGTGATAACAGTACTGTTAATAATGCGACATCAATCGATAGAGTAAGAACAAGACAAAAAGATGAAAAGGCCATTGAACAGTTCCTTCAAGAAGCAGAACGGGTAGTTCCTACCAAAAGCAAACAGAAAGATCGTGGTTCTAAGATCATGGTCGCTAAGAATGCGTTGATATCGGTGATCAGATTAAACAAGCAACTCGAAGCTGTTTGCACGGAGCTCAGGAGCAACATTAATTTACCGCAAGCACAATGGCAAGAAAAGATCAGTGCCTGTAACGTTGCGAAACACGAAATCTGCGAAATTTTAAAACCCATAAAAGACATAAACTTTTTGAATAAAGTCAAGAACGATTTAGAGAAACGTAAGAAAAAACGTACAAGGCAGCAGCTTAGAAGAAAAGAATGGAAAAAGGAGAAGTTAatgaaagaagagagaagagtgAGATTGCATGCGGAGGCTGACGCATGGATTCGAAAGGAGCAAGCAGTAATTGAGCGAGAGAAACAAGAGGAGAACTTGCGGAAGGACGCAGATATGATTTTATCCGACGTTCGAAGTAAGAGAAACGATGCACGAAAGTATTTAGGAATTTTGCAAGAACTGCAAAACTTACGAAGAATCAAGACAAACATTGGTCGAACAAGAGGCGAGAAATTATCTTTAGCAGCTGAGAAAGCATTCAATGATACCATCG ttaaattaacagaacAATGGACTACTTTGGATCGAAACTATGCGACAGAAgaacaagaattaaaattaacgctAAAAACGGATAACGAAAAGAGAATCGAAAAGCAAAccaaaaatttcttcaatgATTGGGAAAATGTACTATTTGGTACAAATATATTGGCTGCTGAACAATCTTACAAAGATGTAGATGGTTTTATCATGACTCG TGCGGCCTGGGATAAATTTATCAGTTCGGAAAATGATGCAACAACGATTCCAATTGGATGGATAGTGCCTGAAAAACCATCTTCTGCTGCTtggcaaaaatgtctcaataaGGAGACTTCTTGA
- the LOC105839629 gene encoding U3 small nucleolar RNA-associated protein 15 homolog: MTSFKKINTKVFARTGPELTEDNIYWKKYTPPVLIKEFGLIDYIDFSPVEPHYFAVTCSVRVQLYNPITKLVTKTYSRFKEAAYGGCFRRDGKLLCVGGEEPMVRLFNIGSNSMLRVFSGHKRAVHRVFFTADDLHIASFSDDKTVALWDIPSEKQLITFNEHTDYIRAGAVSPVSTDILLSGGYDKIVNMYDTRTNKKIFSVNHDAPVESLLFLPTGGIFLSAGGTDIKVWDALAGGKLLAKITQHHKTVTCLKIASNGHRILSGSLDRHVKVYDAGTYKTLHALDYPNAVLSIGISAGDETVVAGMVDGLISVRRREEDVKDVIKPKRKKVSYRNAGENLHVRSVDVVVQQEVKEIMSKHDACLRKFQYSKALDCVMMSYVVNKTPHVTVALTQELIRREGLKRALAGRDGKSLVNIIKFLNKYIGSIRFGRVLLHVANVLLDVYEDHLDELSEEARKMFAILSQKLQEEEQLILALTQLQGSMQTILSSAETSSLPAIKESRSLEPSNAAQTERNIVLNIV; encoded by the exons atgaCGTCGttcaagaaaataaatactaaagtATTTGCTAGAACAGGGCCGGAGTTAACcgaagataatatatattggaAGAAATATAca CCTCCTGTTTTAATAAAGGAGTTTGGTCTGATAGACTACATTGATTTCTCACCAGTAGAGCCACATTATTTCGCGGTGACCTGCTCAGTACGGGTGCAACTGTATAATCCTATCACCAAACTGGTCACAAAAACTTACAGCAGATTCAAAGAAGCTGCATATGGAGGTTGTTTTCGCAGGGATGGCAAGCTGTTGTGCGTCGGTGGAGAGGAACCGATGGTTAGACTTTTCAATATTGGTTCCAATAGCATGTTACGGGTCTTCTCTGGACACAAACGTGCGGTGCACCGAGTTTTCTTCACAGCTGACGACCTTCACATTGCTTCGTTCTCAGACGATAAGACTGTAGCATTATGGGACATACCTAGTGAGAAGCAGTTAATAACCTTCAATGAACACACGGATTATATTAGAGCTGGTGCAGTAAGCCCTGTGTCCACCGACATCTTGCTATCTGGCGGATATGACAAGATTGTAAATATGTATGACACCAGAACGAATAAGAAGATATTTAGTGTTAATCATGATGCACCAGTGGAAAGTTTACTCTTTTTGCCGACTGGGGGAATATTCCTGTCTGCag GTGGAACAGATATCAAAGTGTGGGACGCTCTCGCGGGTGGTAAATTGCTCGCAAAAATCACGCAACATCATAAAACTGTAACTTGCCTGAAAATTGCCTCCAATGGTCATAGAATATTGTCTGGATCGTTGGACAGGCACGTTAAAGTATATGATGCTGGAACATATAAAACTCTTCATGCTTTGGACTATCCCAATGCGGTTCTCAGCATAGGAATTAgt GCAGGTGACGAAACTGTCGTAGCCGGTATGGTAGACGGTTTGATTTCCGTTAGGAGACGTGAGGAAGACGTGAAAGACGTGATAAAACCGAAACGCAAAAAGGTATCTTACAGAAACGCGGGCGAAAACTTACATGTACGGAGTGTCGACGTAGTTGTCCAGCAGGAGGTCAAAGAGATAATGAGTAAGCACGACGCCTGTTTGCGAAAGTTTCAATATAGTAAGGCGCTCGACTGCGTAATGATGAGTTACGTAGTCAACAAAACGCCGCATGTTACCGTGGCGCTTACACAAGAACTTATTAGGCGTGAGGGTTTAAAGCGAGCCTTGGCCGGTAGAGACGGCAAATCACtggttaatattattaagtttttgaACAAATACATCGGCAGCATTCGTTTTGGAAGAGTGTTGTTGCATGTAGCGAATGTGTTATTAG ACGTATATGAGGATCATTTGGATGAACTGTCAGAAGAAGCACGAAAAATGTTCGCTATACTGTCGCAAAAGTTACAGGAGGAAGAGCAATTAATTCTAGCCTTGACACAATTGCAAGGTTCAATGCAGACGATTTTGTCCAGTGCTGAAACGTCTTCTTTGCCTGCTATAAAGGAAAGTCGAAGTTTGGAACCATCAAACGCTGCTCAAACGGAACGTAATATTGTCTTAAATATagtctaa
- the LOC105839622 gene encoding DDB1- and CUL4-associated factor 12 — translation MAETQRMTVYGRHPPCANSSRLDERRAKRLALRHERNRKPDKPDDFVCYESSDDEAETVTEGKQFLRTSFNFVDYVRARETNTREVRNINQEYGSRHILTHDLFKEYSVSLNNMNKVFCSQWLSDRQVVFGTKCNKLMVYDVATQKLDQIPSLHGRQLSPGGNVMPEQQCGIHSVQINPSRTLLSTGARNSNEIAIYRLPTLDPVCVGESGHRDWVFDMCWLDDEFLVSGSRDTKMALWRIDSDLAEAPDKADVPTHRLIQPVCVKECKSAQKVRALAFNKAYKEIAALTLNSFIHIWSAESFKQKISRKLPACQENVCLAVQDDGVYAIGCRSYTLLLDARTLQPIKKIPSRYSGCGIRSASFQGSVLTIGTGLGMLMFYDVRAQKYLESSINSNRTVVLKASKGYVFPDEEYIDGFQNVKYTPAIYTHCYDASGTRLFTAGGPLPANLYGNYAGLWQ, via the exons ATGGCTGAGACACAAAGAATGACTGTGTATGGGAGACATCCTCCATGTGCCAATAGCAGCAGGCTAGACGAGCGTCGAGCTAAGAg ATTGGCATTACGACATGAGAGAAATAGGAAGCCAGACAAGCCGGATGATTTTGTATGTTACGAGTCGAGCGACGACGAGGCCGAAACGGTGACTGAGGGCAAGCAATTCCTGAGAACGTCCTTCAACTTCGTGGATTACGTGCGCGCACGTGAAACGAATACGCGCGAAGTGCGGAATATCAATCAGGAATACGGTTCCCGTCACATATTAACGCACGATTTGTTCAAAGAGTACTCGGTTAGCCTGAACAACATgaacaaagtattttgttcTCAGTGGTTGAGTGATAGACAAGTAGTATTTGGTACAAAGTGCAATAAGCTTATGGTTTACGACGTGGCGACGCAGAAGCTGGATCAGATTCCATCTCTTCATGGAAGACAGCTCAGCCCGGGTGGTAACGTTATGCCCGAGCAGCAATGTGGCATTCATTCCGTTCAAATTAATCCCTCAAG AACTCTTTTATCTACCGGGGCGAGAAATAGTAATGAAATAGCGATATATAGATTACCGACTTTGGATCCAGTTTGCGTAGGCGAGAGTGGCCACAGGGACTGGGTGTTTGACATGTGCTGGTTGGATGATGAATTTTTAGTGTCAGGCTCTAGAGATACAAAAATGGCTCTGTGGCGTATTGATAGTGATCTCGCTGAAGCTCCTGATAAAGCGGATGTGCCTACACATAG GTTGATTCAACCTGTCTGCGTAAAGGAATGTAAGTCCGCGCAGAAAGTGCGAGCGTTAGCATTCAATAAAGCATACAAGGAAATCGCGGCATTGACCCTCAATAGCTTTATACATATCTGGTCGGCCGAATCTTTCAAACAGAAAATATCTAGAAAACTGCCAGCTTGTCAGGAAAACGTTTGTCTTGCTGTACAAGATGATGGTGTTTACGCGATTGGATGTAGGTCTTACACTCTTCTGCTGGATGCACGTACATTAcaaccaattaaaaaaataccatcaag gtATAGCGGTTGCGGAATTAGATCAGCAAGTTTTCAAGGATCTGTTCTAACCATCGGAACTGGTCTAGGAATGCTTATGTTTTATGATGTTAGGGCTCAGAAATATCTGGAATCTTCTATAAATTCTAATAGGACTGTCGTATTGAAAGCTTCGAAAGGATATGTG TTTCCGGACGAGGAATATATAGATGGTTTTCAAAATGTGAAGTACACTCCCGCCATTTACACACATTGCTATGACGCATCGGGTACTCGATTATTTACAGCGGGTGGTCCATTACCCGCAAATTTGTACGGCAACTATGCAGGATTATGGCAATGA